One Hypomesus transpacificus isolate Combined female chromosome 21, fHypTra1, whole genome shotgun sequence genomic region harbors:
- the LOC124483568 gene encoding uncharacterized protein LOC124483568 has product MVKAFPIDYMHQACLGVMKKLLLIWSRGEKGCRMSVTQIQEVSSRLLHLKPKIPSIFSRKPRGLEELESWKATEFRQFMLYTGKVVLRGILRDDLYLHFLSFSVAMCILVSSTTLKQYSQYAQQLLQYFVVSGRELYGKTFLVYNTHTMLHITADAVLFDGLDNCSAFKFESFLHTMKRMVRNGRCPLSQVVKRIEERKEEPLQVQKQKITNSPKDRAFVLDSEEGCDVIDETEKNGCHLCRVYGNPQPLFLEPCNSSIIGVFQYKNTTTTMRWIPCETIKSIAMKTQMGDKTIFMKILHKL; this is encoded by the coding sequence ATGGTAAAAGCCTTCCCCATTGACTACATGCATCAGGCATGCTTGGGTGTCATGAAAAAGCTTCTCCTCatctggagcagaggagagaaaggttgTAGAATGTCTGTGACACAAATACAGGAGGTGAGCAGCAGGCTTCTTCACCTTAAACCTAAAattccctccatcttctcccgcAAACCACGAGGTCTTGAAGAGCTGGAAAGTTGGAAAGCCACGGAATTCCGGCAGTTTATGCTGTACACTGGTAAGGTGGTGCTGAGGGGAATCCTGAGGGATGACCTGTACCTCCACTTCTTGTCCTTCAGTGTGGCGATGTGCATTTTAGTGAGCTCTACGACTCTCAAGCAGTATTCACAATACGCTCAACAACTACTGCAGTACTTTGTTGTGAGTGGACGGGAGCTTTATGGCAAGACGTTTCTTGTGTACAATACGCACACAATGCTCCACATAACTGCAGATGCCGTTTTGTTCGATGGGTTGGACAACTGCAGTGCCTTTAAATTTGAAAGTTTCTTGCACACCATGAAGAGGATGGTGAGGAATGGAAGATGCCCCCTTTCCCAGGTGGTGAAGAGGAttgaggagagaaaagaagaaccCCTGCAAGTGCAAAAACAGAAAATTACAAATAGCCCAAAGGACAGAGCGTTCGTGCTGGATAGTGAGGAAGGCTGCGATGTCATTGATGAGACAGAAAAAAATGGGTGCCACCTGTGCCGTGTATATGGTAATCCGCAACCACTGTTTTTGGAGCCTTGTAACTCATCCATCATTGGAGTGTTTCAATACaagaacacaaccacaacaatgAGATGGATTCCCTGCGAAACAATAAAGAGTATCGCCATGAAGACACAAATGGGGGATAAAACGATCTTCATGAAAATCTTACACAAACTATGA
- the LOC124483360 gene encoding uncharacterized protein LOC124483360, translating into MIRGGKTGRGSRAAGGREPRPEPNKPTEADLVVEDEATGMVTSAEDEEGREPTIADLASILRAHMGQQHGREVRLKQEAERQEQRFKALQHQFGLLQLEVEARTSPDPEPCGTSAKECSEQDSSHPGAHGVHLSQGEHTRSGQSRFLPEPRLEKLTELDDVEHFLTTFERIAVACRWPRLDWAFRLIPLLTGKARSAYVHMDMDDALDYEMVKSAILKKYDINPETYRQGFRSLEVESEENPKELYVRLKGLYGKWVQPKGKSGEEIGEILILEQFLNTLSPELQVWVREHDPRTAAEAAALADVFVAARGKDQPWSFVSWKTGRDHRRPWSSQPDLKSTTDMSTPFAKENRPVQPPFRADGETANLLFVWTRGPHQTTMPPERS; encoded by the coding sequence ATGATACGTGGAGGCAAGACTGGGAGAGGGAGCCGGGCTGCTGGAGGCCGGGAACCAAGGCCAGAGCCAAACAAGCCTACTGAAGCTGATTTAGTGGTGGAGGATGAAGCCACTGGAATGGTCACCAGTGCTGAGgatgaagaggggagggagccaACAATTGCAGACTTGGCTAGTATCCTTCGAGCCCACATGGGGCAACAGCATGGCCGGGAAGTCCGACTGAAACAGGAAGCGGAACGCCAAGAGCAGCGGTTCAAGGCATTACAACATCAGTTTGGACTTCTCCAACTGGAAGTGGAGGCTCGAACTTCTCCAGACCCCGAGCCATGTGGGACCTCGGCGAAGGAATGCTCAGAACAGGATTCCTCTCATCCCGGTGCGCATGGGGTTCACCTATCGCAGGGGGAACACACCAGGTCAGGTCAGTCTCGGTTCCTACCGGAGCCTAGGTTGGAGAAATTGACAGAGTTGGATGATGTGGAACATTTTCTCACTACCTTTGAACGTATTGCAGTAGCATGTCGGTGGCCTAGGCTGGATTGGGCTTTTCGTCTCATTCCCCTACTGACTGGCAAAGCCAGAAGTGCCTATGTACATATGGACATGGATGATGCACTTGACTATGAAATGGTTAAAAGTGCGATCCTTAAAAAATATGATATAAACCCTGAGACCTACAGGCAAGGATTCCGCTCGCTGGAGGTGGAGTCAGAGGAAAACCCTAAGGAGCTGTATGTGCGGTTAAAAGGGCTCTATGGGAAGTGGGTCCAGCCTAAGGGTAAAAGTGGTGAAGAGATTGGGGAAATTCTGATCCTCGAACAATTCTTGAACACGTTATCTCCTGAGCTTCAGGTCTGGGTCAGGGAGCATGACCCTCGAACGGCAGCTGAGGCTGCAGCACTGGCTGATGTGTTTGTGGCGGCCCGAGGGAAGGACCAGCCATGGAGTTTTGTTTCCTGGAAGACGGGCAGGGACCACCGACGACCCTGGTCTTCCCAGCCTGACCTAAAGTCAACTACGGATATGAGTACGCCATTTGCGAAAGAGAACCGGCCAGTACAACCACCCTTTAGAGCAGACGGGGAAACCGCTAATCTGCTATTTGTGTGGACAAGAGGGCCACACCAAACTACGATGCCCCCAGAGCGTAGTTAA
- the LOC124483361 gene encoding uncharacterized protein LOC124483361 codes for MQTLVRRQYVPSNMICSEETVPICCVHGNERPYPTDDLYIKVQGQLYLLKVGVADNLPYPAVLGHDLPVLVDLLIPSQSCNVAITRARVRQQEDSSQTLSTLPFYEADLDVGPGKPHKTRRQRRQDKFLRTAVDPSGELTPELPLGFNLPTDVVQMQQGDASLVPCFQKALEARNAQIRQDGGSEGRFFEQNGVLYQQIGQVKQLVVPQTARETVLVLGHSVPWAGHLGKHKTIARIQRNFYWPGLRAEVGPQFCRSCPQCQRTAPRGLARVPLQPLPIIGTLFDCLGMDIVGPVERSKSGYRFMLVITDYATRYPEVFPLKSIIAKSVAFCLVQFFFQGGVSPGDTHGSRNQLYVQTAKGGVPTARHQKPADYALSSTNGWVN; via the coding sequence ATGCAGACTTTAGTGCGTAGGCAATATGTACCATCTAACATGATATGCTCTGAGGAGACTGTCCCTATTTGTTGTGTGCATGGGAATGAGAGGCCTTACCCCACAGACGATCTTTACATAAAGGTACAAGGGCAGCTCTATCTTTTGAAGGTGGGGGTTGCTGATAACCTGCCATATCCGGCTGTGCTTGGCCATGACTTACCGGTGCTCGTTGACTTACTGATTCCGAGCCAAAGTTGTAATGTGGCCATCACAAGAGCACGAGTGAGACAGCAAGAGGATTCCTCTCAAACTCTTAGCACCCTGCCCTTTTACGAGGCCGACTTGGATGTAGGGCCAGGGAAGCCCCACAAGACACGTCGCCAGAGAAGACAGGATAAGTTTCTGCGCACAGCGGTAGATCCATCAGGTGAGCTGACCCCAGAGCTGCCTTTAGGTTTTAATCTCCCTACGGATGTGGTTCAGATGCAGCAAGGGGACGCGAGCCTGGTTCCCTGTTTTCAAAAAGCTCTAGAGGCAAGGAATGCTCAGATTCGGCAAGACGGTGGCAGTGAAGGCAGATTTTTCGAGCAAAACGGTGTCCTGTATCAGCAGATTGGGCAAGTCAAGCAGTTGGTGGTTCCCCaaacagccagagagacagtaCTCGTTTTAGGTCATTCAGTTCCCTGGGCCGGCCACCTAGGGAAACATAAAACCATAGCCCGGATTCAACGCAATTTTTATTGGCCCGGTTTACGGGCAGAGGTCGGTCCTCAGTTTTGTAGGAGTTGCCCTCAATGCCAAAGGACTGCACCCAGAGGACTGGCTCGAGTCCCCCTCCAACCTCTGCCCATTATTGGAACTCTGTTTGATTGTCTTGGAATGGACATTGTGGGCCCTGTAGAAAGGAGCAAATCTGGGTATCGTTTCATGTTGGTAATTACTGACTATGCCACAAGATACCCGGAGGTCTTTCCTTTAAAATCAATCATAGCCAAGTCTGTTGCATTCTGTCTGGTGCAGTTTTTTTTCCAGGGTGGGGTTTCCCCGGGAGATACTCACGGATCAAGGAACCAACTTTATGTCCAAACTGCTAAAGGAGGTGTACCAACTGCTAGGCATCAGAAGCCTGCGGATTACGCCCTATCATCCACAAACGGATGGGTTAACTGA